In Canis lupus baileyi chromosome 15, mCanLup2.hap1, whole genome shotgun sequence, one genomic interval encodes:
- the LOC140604687 gene encoding coagulation factor XI isoform X3, producing the protein MNIFQHLAFSDVDVARVVTPDAFVCQTICTYHPNCLFFTFYTKAWHLEPQRNVCFLKTSKSGTPSSPTSQKNAMSGYSLLTCKKALPEPCHSKIYSGVDFEGDELNVTFAEGVNACQETCTKMIRCQFFTYSLRPEDCRGEKCKCSLRLSLDGSPTGMTYGTRVSSGYSLRLCKSGDNSVCTTKTSTRIVGGTNSSWGEWPWQVSLQVKLRAQSHLCGGSIIGRQWVLTAAHCFDEMIVLYQMVHFILFASVSGGCITELLADTCFQGGDITTVFTPSAKHCQLVCTHHPRCLLFTFMAESPSQDPTKWFTCILKDSVTETLPRVNMTGAISGYSFKQCPHQISACNRNVYVDLVMKGMNYNGSIARNVQECQERCTNSVHCHFFTYATSQFPSAEHRNVCLLKYTEMGTPTRITKLSMVVSGFSLKSCALSNLACIRDIFPSTVFADNNIDSVMAPDAFVCRRICTHHPSCLFFTFFSQEWPKESERNLCLLKTSESGLPSTRIKKHKALSGFSLQSCRHSVPVFCHSSFYHNTDFLGEELDIVDVKGHEACQKMCTDAIRCQFFTYSPSPESCHGGKGKCYLKLSSNGSPTKILHGRGGISGYTLRLCKMDNVCTTKIKPRIVGGTASVHGEWPWQITLHTTSPIRRHLCGGSIIGNQWILTAAHCFDQVESPKILRVYSGILNQTEIKKSTSFFGVQKIIIHDQYEEAESGYDIALLKLETAMNYTDAQRPICLPSKGDRNVIYTDCWVTGWGYRRLAGEIQNTLQKANVPLVTTEECQIRYKGHKITNKMICAGYREGGKDACKGDSGGPLSCKHNEVWHLVGITSWGEGCGQRERPGVYTNVVEYLDWILKKTQAV; encoded by the exons ATGAACATTTTCCAGCACCTGGCATTTTCGGATGTGGACGTTGCCAGAGTTGTCACCCCAGATGCTTTTGTGTGCCAAACCATTTGCACCTACCATCCCAACTGCCTCTTCTTTACATTCTACACAAAGGCGTGGCATCTAGAACCGCAAAG aaatgtttGCTTTCTTAAGACTTCCAAAAGCGGGACACCAAGTTCACCCACTTCTCAGAAAAATGCCATGTCCGGATACAGCCTTTTAACCTGCAAGAAAGCTTTGCCTG AGCCGTGTCATTCCAAAATTTACTCAGGAGTGGATTTTGAAGGGGACGAACTGAATGTGACCTTTGCTGAAGGAGTGAATGCTTGCCAAGAGACTTGTACCAAGATGATTCGCTGTCAGTTTTTTACTTACTCTTTACGCCCAGAAGACTGTAGAGGAGAGAA GTGCAAGTGTTCCTTACGATTATCTTTGGATGGTTCCCCAACTGGGATGACATATGGGACACGAGTGAGCTCTGGTTATTCTTTGAGGTTGTGTAAAAGTGGGGACAATTCTG TCTGCACAACAAAAACGAGCACACGCATTGTTGGAGGAACCAACTCTTCTTGGGGAGAGTGGCCCTGGCAGGTCAGCCTGCAAGTGAAGCTGAGAGCTCAGAGCCACTTGTGTGGAGGGTCAATCATTGGACGCCAGTGGGTCCTCACTGCTGCCCATTGCTTTGATGA GATGATTGTACTATATCAAATggtacatttcattttatttgcttcaGTTTCTGGTG GCTGTATAACTGAGCTGTTGGCAGATACCTGCTTTCAAGGAGGAGACATCACTACCGTTTTTACGCCAAGTGCCAAGCACTGCCAGCTTGTCTGCACCCACCACCCACGCTGTTTGCTCTTCACCTTCATGGCTGAATCGCCATCTCAAGATCCTACCAAATG gtttACTTGTATCCTGAAAGACAGTGTAACAGAAACATTGCCAAGGGTGAATATGACAGGAGCCATTTCTGGATATTCTTTCAAGCAATGCCCACACCAAATAAGTG CTTGCAACAGAAATGTATATGTGGATCTGGTCATGAAGGGCATGAACTATAATGGCTCCATCGCCAGGAATGTTCAGGAATGCCAAGAGAGGTGCACAAACAGTGTGCACTGTCACTTTTTTACATATGCAACAAGCCAGTTTCCAAGCGCAGAGCATCG taATGTTTGTCTACTGAAATACACAGAAATGGGGACCCCAACCAGAATCACAAAGCTCAGTATGGTGGTGTCTGGATTTTCATTGAAATCCTGTGCGCTTTCTAATCTGG CTTGTATTAGGGACATTTTCCCCAGCACGGTGTTTGCAGACAATAACATTGACAGCGTCATGGCTCCAGATGCCTTTGTCTGTCGCCGCATTTGTACTCACCATCCCAGCTGCttattttttaccttcttttctcAAGAATGGCCAAAGGAATCTGAAAG AAATCTTTGTCTCCTGAAAACATCTGAAAGCGGATTACCAAGCACACGCATTAAAAAGCACAAAGCTCTCTCTGGTTTTAGTCTGCAGAGCTGCAGGCACAGCGTCCCAG TGTTTTGTCACTCTTCCTTTTACCACAACACGGATTTCTTGGGAGAGGAACTGGACATTGTTGATGTGAAGGGTCATGAAGCCTGCCAGAAAATGTGTACCGATGCCATCCGCTGCCAATTTTTTACCTATTCCCCTTCTCCGGAATCTTGCCACGGAGGGAA GGGTAAATGTTACTTAAAACTTTCTTCAAATGGATCTCCAACTAAAATACTTCATGGGAGAGGAGGCATCTCTGGATATACACTGAGGTTATGTAAAATGGATAATG TGTGCACAACCAAAATCAAGCCCAGAATTGTTGGAGGAACGGCATCTGTTCATGGTGAGTGGCCGTGGCAGATAACTTTGCATACCACGTCACCCATCCGGAGacacctgtgtggaggttccatCATTGGAAACCAGTGGATACTAACAGCTGCTCACTGTTTTGACCA GGTAGAGTCACCTAAAATCTTGCGTGTCTATAGCGGCATTTTAaaccaaacagaaattaaaaagagcACATCTTTCTTTGGggttcaaaaaataataattcatgatCAATATGAAGAGGCGGAAAGTGGGTATGATATTGCCTTGTTGAAACTGGAAACAGCAATGAATTACACAG atgctCAAAGACCCATATGTCTACCTTCCAAAGGAGATAGAAATGTAATATATACTGATTGCTGGGTGACTGGATGGGGGTACAGAAGATTAGCAG GCGAAATACAAAATACGCTCCAGAAAGCTAACGTACCCTTGGTGACAACTGAAGAATGCCAGATAAGATACAAAGGACACAAAATAACCAATAAGATGATCTGTGCAGGCTatagagaaggagggaaggatgcCTGTAAG GGAGACTCAGGGGGGCCTTTGTCCTGCAAACACAATGAGGTCTGGCACTTGGTGGGCATCACCAGCTGGGGAGAAGGCTGCGGCCAAAGGGAACGGCCAGGAGTTTATACCAATGTGGTTGAGTACCTGGACTGGATTTTGAAGAAAACTCAAGCAGTGTGA
- the LOC140604687 gene encoding coagulation factor XI isoform X6 — protein MIVLYQMVHFILFASVSGGCITELLADTCFQGGDITTVFTPSAKHCQLVCTHHPRCLLFTFMAESPSQDPTKWFTCILKDSVTETLPRVNMTGAISGYSFKQCPHQISACNRNVYVDLVMKGMNYNGSIARNVQECQERCTNSVHCHFFTYATSQFPSAEHRNVCLLKYTEMGTPTRITKLSMVVSGFSLKSCALSNLACIRDIFPSTVFADNNIDSVMAPDAFVCRRICTHHPSCLFFTFFSQEWPKESERNLCLLKTSESGLPSTRIKKHKALSGFSLQSCRHSVPVFCHSSFYHNTDFLGEELDIVDVKGHEACQKMCTDAIRCQFFTYSPSPESCHGGKGKCYLKLSSNGSPTKILHGRGGISGYTLRLCKMDNVCTTKIKPRIVGGTASVHGEWPWQITLHTTSPIRRHLCGGSIIGNQWILTAAHCFDQVESPKILRVYSGILNQTEIKKSTSFFGVQKIIIHDQYEEAESGYDIALLKLETAMNYTDAQRPICLPSKGDRNVIYTDCWVTGWGYRRLAGEIQNTLQKANVPLVTTEECQIRYKGHKITNKMICAGYREGGKDACKGDSGGPLSCKHNEVWHLVGITSWGEGCGQRERPGVYTNVVEYLDWILKKTQAV, from the exons ATGATTGTACTATATCAAATggtacatttcattttatttgcttcaGTTTCTGGTG GCTGTATAACTGAGCTGTTGGCAGATACCTGCTTTCAAGGAGGAGACATCACTACCGTTTTTACGCCAAGTGCCAAGCACTGCCAGCTTGTCTGCACCCACCACCCACGCTGTTTGCTCTTCACCTTCATGGCTGAATCGCCATCTCAAGATCCTACCAAATG gtttACTTGTATCCTGAAAGACAGTGTAACAGAAACATTGCCAAGGGTGAATATGACAGGAGCCATTTCTGGATATTCTTTCAAGCAATGCCCACACCAAATAAGTG CTTGCAACAGAAATGTATATGTGGATCTGGTCATGAAGGGCATGAACTATAATGGCTCCATCGCCAGGAATGTTCAGGAATGCCAAGAGAGGTGCACAAACAGTGTGCACTGTCACTTTTTTACATATGCAACAAGCCAGTTTCCAAGCGCAGAGCATCG taATGTTTGTCTACTGAAATACACAGAAATGGGGACCCCAACCAGAATCACAAAGCTCAGTATGGTGGTGTCTGGATTTTCATTGAAATCCTGTGCGCTTTCTAATCTGG CTTGTATTAGGGACATTTTCCCCAGCACGGTGTTTGCAGACAATAACATTGACAGCGTCATGGCTCCAGATGCCTTTGTCTGTCGCCGCATTTGTACTCACCATCCCAGCTGCttattttttaccttcttttctcAAGAATGGCCAAAGGAATCTGAAAG AAATCTTTGTCTCCTGAAAACATCTGAAAGCGGATTACCAAGCACACGCATTAAAAAGCACAAAGCTCTCTCTGGTTTTAGTCTGCAGAGCTGCAGGCACAGCGTCCCAG TGTTTTGTCACTCTTCCTTTTACCACAACACGGATTTCTTGGGAGAGGAACTGGACATTGTTGATGTGAAGGGTCATGAAGCCTGCCAGAAAATGTGTACCGATGCCATCCGCTGCCAATTTTTTACCTATTCCCCTTCTCCGGAATCTTGCCACGGAGGGAA GGGTAAATGTTACTTAAAACTTTCTTCAAATGGATCTCCAACTAAAATACTTCATGGGAGAGGAGGCATCTCTGGATATACACTGAGGTTATGTAAAATGGATAATG TGTGCACAACCAAAATCAAGCCCAGAATTGTTGGAGGAACGGCATCTGTTCATGGTGAGTGGCCGTGGCAGATAACTTTGCATACCACGTCACCCATCCGGAGacacctgtgtggaggttccatCATTGGAAACCAGTGGATACTAACAGCTGCTCACTGTTTTGACCA GGTAGAGTCACCTAAAATCTTGCGTGTCTATAGCGGCATTTTAaaccaaacagaaattaaaaagagcACATCTTTCTTTGGggttcaaaaaataataattcatgatCAATATGAAGAGGCGGAAAGTGGGTATGATATTGCCTTGTTGAAACTGGAAACAGCAATGAATTACACAG atgctCAAAGACCCATATGTCTACCTTCCAAAGGAGATAGAAATGTAATATATACTGATTGCTGGGTGACTGGATGGGGGTACAGAAGATTAGCAG GCGAAATACAAAATACGCTCCAGAAAGCTAACGTACCCTTGGTGACAACTGAAGAATGCCAGATAAGATACAAAGGACACAAAATAACCAATAAGATGATCTGTGCAGGCTatagagaaggagggaaggatgcCTGTAAG GGAGACTCAGGGGGGCCTTTGTCCTGCAAACACAATGAGGTCTGGCACTTGGTGGGCATCACCAGCTGGGGAGAAGGCTGCGGCCAAAGGGAACGGCCAGGAGTTTATACCAATGTGGTTGAGTACCTGGACTGGATTTTGAAGAAAACTCAAGCAGTGTGA
- the LOC140604687 gene encoding coagulation factor XI isoform X5, translating to MRQTSKQNVFRMIVLYQMVHFILFASVSGGCITELLADTCFQGGDITTVFTPSAKHCQLVCTHHPRCLLFTFMAESPSQDPTKWFTCILKDSVTETLPRVNMTGAISGYSFKQCPHQISACNRNVYVDLVMKGMNYNGSIARNVQECQERCTNSVHCHFFTYATSQFPSAEHRNVCLLKYTEMGTPTRITKLSMVVSGFSLKSCALSNLACIRDIFPSTVFADNNIDSVMAPDAFVCRRICTHHPSCLFFTFFSQEWPKESERNLCLLKTSESGLPSTRIKKHKALSGFSLQSCRHSVPVFCHSSFYHNTDFLGEELDIVDVKGHEACQKMCTDAIRCQFFTYSPSPESCHGGKGKCYLKLSSNGSPTKILHGRGGISGYTLRLCKMDNVCTTKIKPRIVGGTASVHGEWPWQITLHTTSPIRRHLCGGSIIGNQWILTAAHCFDQVESPKILRVYSGILNQTEIKKSTSFFGVQKIIIHDQYEEAESGYDIALLKLETAMNYTDAQRPICLPSKGDRNVIYTDCWVTGWGYRRLAGEIQNTLQKANVPLVTTEECQIRYKGHKITNKMICAGYREGGKDACKGDSGGPLSCKHNEVWHLVGITSWGEGCGQRERPGVYTNVVEYLDWILKKTQAV from the exons ATGcggcaaacaagcaaacaaaatgttTTCAG GATGATTGTACTATATCAAATggtacatttcattttatttgcttcaGTTTCTGGTG GCTGTATAACTGAGCTGTTGGCAGATACCTGCTTTCAAGGAGGAGACATCACTACCGTTTTTACGCCAAGTGCCAAGCACTGCCAGCTTGTCTGCACCCACCACCCACGCTGTTTGCTCTTCACCTTCATGGCTGAATCGCCATCTCAAGATCCTACCAAATG gtttACTTGTATCCTGAAAGACAGTGTAACAGAAACATTGCCAAGGGTGAATATGACAGGAGCCATTTCTGGATATTCTTTCAAGCAATGCCCACACCAAATAAGTG CTTGCAACAGAAATGTATATGTGGATCTGGTCATGAAGGGCATGAACTATAATGGCTCCATCGCCAGGAATGTTCAGGAATGCCAAGAGAGGTGCACAAACAGTGTGCACTGTCACTTTTTTACATATGCAACAAGCCAGTTTCCAAGCGCAGAGCATCG taATGTTTGTCTACTGAAATACACAGAAATGGGGACCCCAACCAGAATCACAAAGCTCAGTATGGTGGTGTCTGGATTTTCATTGAAATCCTGTGCGCTTTCTAATCTGG CTTGTATTAGGGACATTTTCCCCAGCACGGTGTTTGCAGACAATAACATTGACAGCGTCATGGCTCCAGATGCCTTTGTCTGTCGCCGCATTTGTACTCACCATCCCAGCTGCttattttttaccttcttttctcAAGAATGGCCAAAGGAATCTGAAAG AAATCTTTGTCTCCTGAAAACATCTGAAAGCGGATTACCAAGCACACGCATTAAAAAGCACAAAGCTCTCTCTGGTTTTAGTCTGCAGAGCTGCAGGCACAGCGTCCCAG TGTTTTGTCACTCTTCCTTTTACCACAACACGGATTTCTTGGGAGAGGAACTGGACATTGTTGATGTGAAGGGTCATGAAGCCTGCCAGAAAATGTGTACCGATGCCATCCGCTGCCAATTTTTTACCTATTCCCCTTCTCCGGAATCTTGCCACGGAGGGAA GGGTAAATGTTACTTAAAACTTTCTTCAAATGGATCTCCAACTAAAATACTTCATGGGAGAGGAGGCATCTCTGGATATACACTGAGGTTATGTAAAATGGATAATG TGTGCACAACCAAAATCAAGCCCAGAATTGTTGGAGGAACGGCATCTGTTCATGGTGAGTGGCCGTGGCAGATAACTTTGCATACCACGTCACCCATCCGGAGacacctgtgtggaggttccatCATTGGAAACCAGTGGATACTAACAGCTGCTCACTGTTTTGACCA GGTAGAGTCACCTAAAATCTTGCGTGTCTATAGCGGCATTTTAaaccaaacagaaattaaaaagagcACATCTTTCTTTGGggttcaaaaaataataattcatgatCAATATGAAGAGGCGGAAAGTGGGTATGATATTGCCTTGTTGAAACTGGAAACAGCAATGAATTACACAG atgctCAAAGACCCATATGTCTACCTTCCAAAGGAGATAGAAATGTAATATATACTGATTGCTGGGTGACTGGATGGGGGTACAGAAGATTAGCAG GCGAAATACAAAATACGCTCCAGAAAGCTAACGTACCCTTGGTGACAACTGAAGAATGCCAGATAAGATACAAAGGACACAAAATAACCAATAAGATGATCTGTGCAGGCTatagagaaggagggaaggatgcCTGTAAG GGAGACTCAGGGGGGCCTTTGTCCTGCAAACACAATGAGGTCTGGCACTTGGTGGGCATCACCAGCTGGGGAGAAGGCTGCGGCCAAAGGGAACGGCCAGGAGTTTATACCAATGTGGTTGAGTACCTGGACTGGATTTTGAAGAAAACTCAAGCAGTGTGA
- the LOC140604687 gene encoding coagulation factor XI isoform X7, translating to MKGCITELLADTCFQGGDITTVFTPSAKHCQLVCTHHPRCLLFTFMAESPSQDPTKWFTCILKDSVTETLPRVNMTGAISGYSFKQCPHQISACNRNVYVDLVMKGMNYNGSIARNVQECQERCTNSVHCHFFTYATSQFPSAEHRNVCLLKYTEMGTPTRITKLSMVVSGFSLKSCALSNLACIRDIFPSTVFADNNIDSVMAPDAFVCRRICTHHPSCLFFTFFSQEWPKESERNLCLLKTSESGLPSTRIKKHKALSGFSLQSCRHSVPVFCHSSFYHNTDFLGEELDIVDVKGHEACQKMCTDAIRCQFFTYSPSPESCHGGKGKCYLKLSSNGSPTKILHGRGGISGYTLRLCKMDNVCTTKIKPRIVGGTASVHGEWPWQITLHTTSPIRRHLCGGSIIGNQWILTAAHCFDQVESPKILRVYSGILNQTEIKKSTSFFGVQKIIIHDQYEEAESGYDIALLKLETAMNYTDAQRPICLPSKGDRNVIYTDCWVTGWGYRRLAGEIQNTLQKANVPLVTTEECQIRYKGHKITNKMICAGYREGGKDACKGDSGGPLSCKHNEVWHLVGITSWGEGCGQRERPGVYTNVVEYLDWILKKTQAV from the exons ATGAAAG GCTGTATAACTGAGCTGTTGGCAGATACCTGCTTTCAAGGAGGAGACATCACTACCGTTTTTACGCCAAGTGCCAAGCACTGCCAGCTTGTCTGCACCCACCACCCACGCTGTTTGCTCTTCACCTTCATGGCTGAATCGCCATCTCAAGATCCTACCAAATG gtttACTTGTATCCTGAAAGACAGTGTAACAGAAACATTGCCAAGGGTGAATATGACAGGAGCCATTTCTGGATATTCTTTCAAGCAATGCCCACACCAAATAAGTG CTTGCAACAGAAATGTATATGTGGATCTGGTCATGAAGGGCATGAACTATAATGGCTCCATCGCCAGGAATGTTCAGGAATGCCAAGAGAGGTGCACAAACAGTGTGCACTGTCACTTTTTTACATATGCAACAAGCCAGTTTCCAAGCGCAGAGCATCG taATGTTTGTCTACTGAAATACACAGAAATGGGGACCCCAACCAGAATCACAAAGCTCAGTATGGTGGTGTCTGGATTTTCATTGAAATCCTGTGCGCTTTCTAATCTGG CTTGTATTAGGGACATTTTCCCCAGCACGGTGTTTGCAGACAATAACATTGACAGCGTCATGGCTCCAGATGCCTTTGTCTGTCGCCGCATTTGTACTCACCATCCCAGCTGCttattttttaccttcttttctcAAGAATGGCCAAAGGAATCTGAAAG AAATCTTTGTCTCCTGAAAACATCTGAAAGCGGATTACCAAGCACACGCATTAAAAAGCACAAAGCTCTCTCTGGTTTTAGTCTGCAGAGCTGCAGGCACAGCGTCCCAG TGTTTTGTCACTCTTCCTTTTACCACAACACGGATTTCTTGGGAGAGGAACTGGACATTGTTGATGTGAAGGGTCATGAAGCCTGCCAGAAAATGTGTACCGATGCCATCCGCTGCCAATTTTTTACCTATTCCCCTTCTCCGGAATCTTGCCACGGAGGGAA GGGTAAATGTTACTTAAAACTTTCTTCAAATGGATCTCCAACTAAAATACTTCATGGGAGAGGAGGCATCTCTGGATATACACTGAGGTTATGTAAAATGGATAATG TGTGCACAACCAAAATCAAGCCCAGAATTGTTGGAGGAACGGCATCTGTTCATGGTGAGTGGCCGTGGCAGATAACTTTGCATACCACGTCACCCATCCGGAGacacctgtgtggaggttccatCATTGGAAACCAGTGGATACTAACAGCTGCTCACTGTTTTGACCA GGTAGAGTCACCTAAAATCTTGCGTGTCTATAGCGGCATTTTAaaccaaacagaaattaaaaagagcACATCTTTCTTTGGggttcaaaaaataataattcatgatCAATATGAAGAGGCGGAAAGTGGGTATGATATTGCCTTGTTGAAACTGGAAACAGCAATGAATTACACAG atgctCAAAGACCCATATGTCTACCTTCCAAAGGAGATAGAAATGTAATATATACTGATTGCTGGGTGACTGGATGGGGGTACAGAAGATTAGCAG GCGAAATACAAAATACGCTCCAGAAAGCTAACGTACCCTTGGTGACAACTGAAGAATGCCAGATAAGATACAAAGGACACAAAATAACCAATAAGATGATCTGTGCAGGCTatagagaaggagggaaggatgcCTGTAAG GGAGACTCAGGGGGGCCTTTGTCCTGCAAACACAATGAGGTCTGGCACTTGGTGGGCATCACCAGCTGGGGAGAAGGCTGCGGCCAAAGGGAACGGCCAGGAGTTTATACCAATGTGGTTGAGTACCTGGACTGGATTTTGAAGAAAACTCAAGCAGTGTGA